GTGATGGTGGACTTTACCCATCCTGATAGTGTTTATGATAATGTGCGGAGTGCGATCGCCTACGGTGTCCGTCCAGTAGTCGGTACTACCGGACTTAGCCCAGAAAAAATCCAAGAATTGGCAGAATTTGCCGACAAAGCCAGCACAGGCTGCCTAATTATCCCCAATTTCTCAATTGGGATGGTGCTGTTACAGCAAGCTGCTATCCAAGCATCCCAATACTTTGACCACGTTGAAATTATCGAGTTACATCACAACCAAAAAGCTGATGCCCCTAGCGGTACGGCTATTCAAACTGCTCAACTGCTGGCAGAAATGGGCAAGACTTTCAACCCACCCACAGTTACAGAAATCGAAAAACTAGCAGGTGCTAGAGGTAGTCTTGCAGATGAAGGCATTCGGATTCACAGTATTCGCTTACCTGGTTTAATTGCTCATCAAGAAGTAATATTTGGTGCTGCTGGTCAAGTTTACACCCTGCGTCACGATACCTCAG
Above is a genomic segment from Oculatellaceae cyanobacterium containing:
- the dapB gene encoding 4-hydroxy-tetrahydrodipicolinate reductase — protein: MANQTPIPVVVNGAAGKMGREVIKAVAQAPDLTLVGAVDNNPGHLGKDVGEVARCGEIEVPIVNDLQSALLMASQEKQLSVMVDFTHPDSVYDNVRSAIAYGVRPVVGTTGLSPEKIQELAEFADKASTGCLIIPNFSIGMVLLQQAAIQASQYFDHVEIIELHHNQKADAPSGTAIQTAQLLAEMGKTFNPPTVTEIEKLAGARGSLADEGIRIHSIRLPGLIAHQEVIFGAAGQVYTLRHDTSDRSCYMPGVLLSIRKIIQLQSLVYGLEKIL